The following proteins are encoded in a genomic region of Vulpes vulpes isolate BD-2025 chromosome X, VulVul3, whole genome shotgun sequence:
- the CCNQ gene encoding cyclin-Q isoform X6, whose product MQSIPIATACTIYHKFFCEIELDAYDPYLVAMSSLYLAGKVEEQHLRTRDIINVSNRYFHPGSEPLELDSRFWALRDSIVQCELLMLRVLRFQVSFQHPHKYLLHYLISLKNWLNRYSWQRTPVSVTAWALLRDSYHGGLCLRFRAQHIAVAVIHLALQAYGVEVPAEAEAEKPWWQVFSDDLTQPIIDNIVSDLIQIYTMDTEIP is encoded by the exons ATGCAGTCCATTCCCATCGCCACTGCTTGTACCATTTACCATAAGTTCTTTTGCGAGATCGAGCTGGACGCCTACGACCCCTACTTGGTTGCCATGTCTTCCCTTTACTTGGCCGGCAAAGTGGAGGAACAGCACCTGCGCACTCGTGACATCATCAACGTGTCCAACAG GTACTTTCACCCAGGCAGTGAACCCTTGGAGCTGGACTCCCGCTTCTGGGCGCTCCGGGACAGTATAGTGCAGTGCGAGCTCCTCATGCTCAGAGTCCTGCGTTTCCAAGTCTCCTTCCAACACCCACACAAG TACCTGCTCCACTACCTGATTTCCCTCAAGAACTGGCTGAACCGTTACAGCTGGCAGCGGACCCCCGTTTCCGTCACTGCCTGGGCCCTGCTGCGGGACAGCTACCATGGGGGGCTGTGCCTCCGCTTCCGGGCTCAGCACATAGCCGTGGCAGTGATCCACCTGGCCCTGCAGGCCTACGGGGTCGAGGTGCccgccgaggccgaggccgagaAGCCGTGGTGGCAG GTGTTTAGTGACGACCTTACCCAGCCAATCATTGATAACATTGTGTCTGATCTCATTCAGATTTATACCATGGACACAGAGATCCCCTAa
- the CCNQ gene encoding cyclin-Q isoform X4 yields the protein MQSIPIATACTIYHKFFCEIELDAYDPYLVAMSSLYLAGKVEEQHLRTRDIINVSNRYFHPGSEPLELDSRFWALRDSIVQCELLMLRVLRFQVSFQHPHKVPAGESATISTGMNLSVFDPESAPTEPSRTCGYLLHYLISLKNWLNRYSWQRTPVSVTAWALLRDSYHGGLCLRFRAQHIAVAVIHLALQAYGVEVPAEAEAEKPWWQVFSDDLTQPIIDNIVSDLIQIYTMDTEIP from the exons ATGCAGTCCATTCCCATCGCCACTGCTTGTACCATTTACCATAAGTTCTTTTGCGAGATCGAGCTGGACGCCTACGACCCCTACTTGGTTGCCATGTCTTCCCTTTACTTGGCCGGCAAAGTGGAGGAACAGCACCTGCGCACTCGTGACATCATCAACGTGTCCAACAG GTACTTTCACCCAGGCAGTGAACCCTTGGAGCTGGACTCCCGCTTCTGGGCGCTCCGGGACAGTATAGTGCAGTGCGAGCTCCTCATGCTCAGAGTCCTGCGTTTCCAAGTCTCCTTCCAACACCCACACAAGGTACCTGCTGGGGAATCGGCAACTATTTCTACAGGCATGAACCTTTCCGTCTTTGATCCAGAAAGCGCACCCACCGAACCCTCAAGAACATGTGGG TACCTGCTCCACTACCTGATTTCCCTCAAGAACTGGCTGAACCGTTACAGCTGGCAGCGGACCCCCGTTTCCGTCACTGCCTGGGCCCTGCTGCGGGACAGCTACCATGGGGGGCTGTGCCTCCGCTTCCGGGCTCAGCACATAGCCGTGGCAGTGATCCACCTGGCCCTGCAGGCCTACGGGGTCGAGGTGCccgccgaggccgaggccgagaAGCCGTGGTGGCAG GTGTTTAGTGACGACCTTACCCAGCCAATCATTGATAACATTGTGTCTGATCTCATTCAGATTTATACCATGGACACAGAGATCCCCTAa
- the CCNQ gene encoding cyclin-Q isoform X5, whose product MEARGPDSCGGGDAARGAEGRPAPEARVHFRVTRFIMEAGVKLGMQSIPIATACTIYHKFFCEIELDAYDPYLVAMSSLYLAGKVEEQHLRTRDIINVSNRYFHPGSEPLELDSRFWALRDSIVQCELLMLRVLRFQVSFQHPHKYLLHYLISLKNWLNRYSWQRTPVSVTAWALLRDSYHGGLCLRFRAQHIAVAVIHLALQAYGVEVPAEAEAEKPWWQIYTMDTEIP is encoded by the exons atGGAGGCCCGGGGCCCGGACAGCTGCGGAGGAGGGGacgcggcgcggggcgcggaggggcggCCGGCGCCCGAGGCCAGGGTGCACTTCCGAGTGACGAGGTTCATCATGGAGGCAG GTGTCAAGCTGGGGATGCAGTCCATTCCCATCGCCACTGCTTGTACCATTTACCATAAGTTCTTTTGCGAGATCGAGCTGGACGCCTACGACCCCTACTTGGTTGCCATGTCTTCCCTTTACTTGGCCGGCAAAGTGGAGGAACAGCACCTGCGCACTCGTGACATCATCAACGTGTCCAACAG GTACTTTCACCCAGGCAGTGAACCCTTGGAGCTGGACTCCCGCTTCTGGGCGCTCCGGGACAGTATAGTGCAGTGCGAGCTCCTCATGCTCAGAGTCCTGCGTTTCCAAGTCTCCTTCCAACACCCACACAAG TACCTGCTCCACTACCTGATTTCCCTCAAGAACTGGCTGAACCGTTACAGCTGGCAGCGGACCCCCGTTTCCGTCACTGCCTGGGCCCTGCTGCGGGACAGCTACCATGGGGGGCTGTGCCTCCGCTTCCGGGCTCAGCACATAGCCGTGGCAGTGATCCACCTGGCCCTGCAGGCCTACGGGGTCGAGGTGCccgccgaggccgaggccgagaAGCCGTGGTGGCAG ATTTATACCATGGACACAGAGATCCCCTAa
- the CCNQ gene encoding cyclin-Q isoform X1 — MEARGPDSCGGGDAARGAEGRPAPEARVHFRVTRFIMEAGVKLGMQSIPIATACTIYHKFFCEIELDAYDPYLVAMSSLYLAGKVEEQHLRTRDIINVSNRYFHPGSEPLELDSRFWALRDSIVQCELLMLRVLRFQVSFQHPHKVPAGESATISTGMNLSVFDPESAPTEPSRTCGYLLHYLISLKNWLNRYSWQRTPVSVTAWALLRDSYHGGLCLRFRAQHIAVAVIHLALQAYGVEVPAEAEAEKPWWQVFSDDLTQPIIDNIVSDLIQIYTMDTEIP; from the exons atGGAGGCCCGGGGCCCGGACAGCTGCGGAGGAGGGGacgcggcgcggggcgcggaggggcggCCGGCGCCCGAGGCCAGGGTGCACTTCCGAGTGACGAGGTTCATCATGGAGGCAG GTGTCAAGCTGGGGATGCAGTCCATTCCCATCGCCACTGCTTGTACCATTTACCATAAGTTCTTTTGCGAGATCGAGCTGGACGCCTACGACCCCTACTTGGTTGCCATGTCTTCCCTTTACTTGGCCGGCAAAGTGGAGGAACAGCACCTGCGCACTCGTGACATCATCAACGTGTCCAACAG GTACTTTCACCCAGGCAGTGAACCCTTGGAGCTGGACTCCCGCTTCTGGGCGCTCCGGGACAGTATAGTGCAGTGCGAGCTCCTCATGCTCAGAGTCCTGCGTTTCCAAGTCTCCTTCCAACACCCACACAAGGTACCTGCTGGGGAATCGGCAACTATTTCTACAGGCATGAACCTTTCCGTCTTTGATCCAGAAAGCGCACCCACCGAACCCTCAAGAACATGTGGG TACCTGCTCCACTACCTGATTTCCCTCAAGAACTGGCTGAACCGTTACAGCTGGCAGCGGACCCCCGTTTCCGTCACTGCCTGGGCCCTGCTGCGGGACAGCTACCATGGGGGGCTGTGCCTCCGCTTCCGGGCTCAGCACATAGCCGTGGCAGTGATCCACCTGGCCCTGCAGGCCTACGGGGTCGAGGTGCccgccgaggccgaggccgagaAGCCGTGGTGGCAG GTGTTTAGTGACGACCTTACCCAGCCAATCATTGATAACATTGTGTCTGATCTCATTCAGATTTATACCATGGACACAGAGATCCCCTAa
- the CCNQ gene encoding cyclin-Q isoform X2 has protein sequence MEARGPDSCGGGDAARGAEGRPAPEARVHFRVTRFIMEAGVKLGMQSIPIATACTIYHKFFCEIELDAYDPYLVAMSSLYLAGKVEEQHLRTRDIINVSNRYFHPGSEPLELDSRFWALRDSIVQCELLMLRVLRFQVSFQHPHKVPAGESATISTGMNLSVFDPESAPTEPSRTCGYLLHYLISLKNWLNRYSWQRTPVSVTAWALLRDSYHGGLCLRFRAQHIAVAVIHLALQAYGVEVPAEAEAEKPWWQIYTMDTEIP, from the exons atGGAGGCCCGGGGCCCGGACAGCTGCGGAGGAGGGGacgcggcgcggggcgcggaggggcggCCGGCGCCCGAGGCCAGGGTGCACTTCCGAGTGACGAGGTTCATCATGGAGGCAG GTGTCAAGCTGGGGATGCAGTCCATTCCCATCGCCACTGCTTGTACCATTTACCATAAGTTCTTTTGCGAGATCGAGCTGGACGCCTACGACCCCTACTTGGTTGCCATGTCTTCCCTTTACTTGGCCGGCAAAGTGGAGGAACAGCACCTGCGCACTCGTGACATCATCAACGTGTCCAACAG GTACTTTCACCCAGGCAGTGAACCCTTGGAGCTGGACTCCCGCTTCTGGGCGCTCCGGGACAGTATAGTGCAGTGCGAGCTCCTCATGCTCAGAGTCCTGCGTTTCCAAGTCTCCTTCCAACACCCACACAAGGTACCTGCTGGGGAATCGGCAACTATTTCTACAGGCATGAACCTTTCCGTCTTTGATCCAGAAAGCGCACCCACCGAACCCTCAAGAACATGTGGG TACCTGCTCCACTACCTGATTTCCCTCAAGAACTGGCTGAACCGTTACAGCTGGCAGCGGACCCCCGTTTCCGTCACTGCCTGGGCCCTGCTGCGGGACAGCTACCATGGGGGGCTGTGCCTCCGCTTCCGGGCTCAGCACATAGCCGTGGCAGTGATCCACCTGGCCCTGCAGGCCTACGGGGTCGAGGTGCccgccgaggccgaggccgagaAGCCGTGGTGGCAG ATTTATACCATGGACACAGAGATCCCCTAa
- the CCNQ gene encoding cyclin-Q isoform X3, producing MEARGPDSCGGGDAARGAEGRPAPEARVHFRVTRFIMEAGVKLGMQSIPIATACTIYHKFFCEIELDAYDPYLVAMSSLYLAGKVEEQHLRTRDIINVSNRYFHPGSEPLELDSRFWALRDSIVQCELLMLRVLRFQVSFQHPHKYLLHYLISLKNWLNRYSWQRTPVSVTAWALLRDSYHGGLCLRFRAQHIAVAVIHLALQAYGVEVPAEAEAEKPWWQVFSDDLTQPIIDNIVSDLIQIYTMDTEIP from the exons atGGAGGCCCGGGGCCCGGACAGCTGCGGAGGAGGGGacgcggcgcggggcgcggaggggcggCCGGCGCCCGAGGCCAGGGTGCACTTCCGAGTGACGAGGTTCATCATGGAGGCAG GTGTCAAGCTGGGGATGCAGTCCATTCCCATCGCCACTGCTTGTACCATTTACCATAAGTTCTTTTGCGAGATCGAGCTGGACGCCTACGACCCCTACTTGGTTGCCATGTCTTCCCTTTACTTGGCCGGCAAAGTGGAGGAACAGCACCTGCGCACTCGTGACATCATCAACGTGTCCAACAG GTACTTTCACCCAGGCAGTGAACCCTTGGAGCTGGACTCCCGCTTCTGGGCGCTCCGGGACAGTATAGTGCAGTGCGAGCTCCTCATGCTCAGAGTCCTGCGTTTCCAAGTCTCCTTCCAACACCCACACAAG TACCTGCTCCACTACCTGATTTCCCTCAAGAACTGGCTGAACCGTTACAGCTGGCAGCGGACCCCCGTTTCCGTCACTGCCTGGGCCCTGCTGCGGGACAGCTACCATGGGGGGCTGTGCCTCCGCTTCCGGGCTCAGCACATAGCCGTGGCAGTGATCCACCTGGCCCTGCAGGCCTACGGGGTCGAGGTGCccgccgaggccgaggccgagaAGCCGTGGTGGCAG GTGTTTAGTGACGACCTTACCCAGCCAATCATTGATAACATTGTGTCTGATCTCATTCAGATTTATACCATGGACACAGAGATCCCCTAa